AGCCAGGTGGAATATAGATTTTCACAGGAGCCAAACAACCTTGATTCAGAGGTATATCAACATCCACCAAGCAGCGAAGACAGTATATAACTGCTGCAGCTGTTACGGCTTCTGGAGCATTCCAATTCCCATATACTTCAGGACTGGTTCcactaaaatcaaaatttgcTTCACCTTTAACAGAATCAATTGTAAGCTTCAGATGAATAATGGATCCATCATCCATGTAATCCTCTTCTTCAATAGTAACAGAACTCTTCTCTCCAGACCTGGTTGACTGAGATAAAACTCTAGCAGCGACAGACTTGAGCATTTCTCTCACTGCTTCTTCTGCATTCAGCTGCACATAGGTCATGTAAGCCTGAACCATTTCCAAACCATACTGCTCAATAAGCTCTTTAATAAGAGTAATTCCTCTCTGGTTTGCAGCTACTTGGGCCCGAAGATCTGATAAGTTATCTTGAAGCCTGCGAGTTCCTGGGATCTTTTGTGCCAAGTCATCAGAAGAGGGGAAGCAGAGAAGTTTAGTAATTCCTTCTTCTTGAAAAATCCCCTTTTCAACAAGCTTAAATGCTTTTATAGCAGCCCCTTCTTCCCATATAGACTTGGAAAATGGTGGCATGCTTCCAGGAGTAATACCTCCTATCTCTGCATGATGCCCTCTACTTGCCACAAAAAATACCAGCTTTCCATTGTCAAATACAGGTGTAATAACAGTTATATCAGGAAGATGGCTACCTCCGGCACAAGGATGATTGGTGACCAAAACATCTCCTTCATTCAAATTTTCACCCCAATAGTTGAGCTGCCACCGAACTGTACTAGACATTGCTCCTAAATGCACAGGGACATGAGGAGCATTAGCAACTAATCCCCCGTCAGGTCCAAAGAGGGCACATGAGAAATCTAGCCGTTCCTTGATGTTAGTTGATATAGAAGTTCTCTGTAGGGTCCTTCCCATCTGTTCGGCTATACCCATAAATCTATGATTAAAGATTGAAAGCTGCACAACATTTGCAACCTTTTCTGCTACTTTCAGGGTGCTTGAAGCAGactcaatttcaattttaatgttACCATATTTGGTTATCATAGCTTTGCACTTAGGTTCCACTATCACAGTACTATTCCCATTCATAATTATTGCCGGACCCTGTATGACATGCCCATAACCCAGATTCTCAAGCTTGTATAGAGGTGTTTCTTGCCACCCATTCTCAAAATAAACCTTGTAGTTACCTTCAACTTTAGGAGAACAAGATGCAGATTCCAGAGCCCGTGGCTTCAATATATTAGTCACTCCTACCCCGCGAACCCTAACATCACTTACTAGGATATTCCTATTCAGTAATTTAAATCCGTACTCCTGCTGGAATAATTCCACAAAGTCCAGATCGTACTTACATTCTCCGTCTTTTCGTTTCTTAACCATGATTGAGGTGTCTGTACCTTCATatctcaaattcaaatatgTCTCTGTTTTCATGTTTTCATCTCTAAAACCTTGCTCTTGCAACTTCTGCTTTACTTGATTCAGTAAAACAGCTTCTCTGAGAGAGGCCTCCTGGACAGAATCCAGACTGTAAACCGCAGAGTATGGCTCCTGTGCCTCTTCAACAACATCTGCCAAACCCATCCCATAAGCACTTAAGATTCCACAAAACCTGTGTATGAATACTTCTTTCATGCCCAATGACCTAGCAATTGCACAGGCATGTTGAGGCCCAGCACCTCCAAAGCAAGCAAGTGCATGATTCTTTGTTTCATGGCCCTTCATCTCAGTTAATTGCCTTATCGGACGGCACATAGTTTCATTGGCAACATTCACAAATCCCAGTGCAATGTCCTCCACTGTCATGTCCTTTGCAGATGAATCCTGGCTCTTTCGATAGGAATTTATTTGCTCAGCAAGATTTTCAAATTCTTTTCTTGTTTCCTCAATATCTAAAGGCTGATCTTCGTTGGGGCCAAATATTGATGGGAAATAATCAGGAATAACATATCCGAGGACTAAGTTTGCATCTGTAACTGCTAATTCACCACCTTTACGGTAACACACTGGACCTGGATGTGCACCCACTGATTCTGGTCCTACCCGAAAAGCTCCAAATTggaactttaattttgatccGCCACCAGCAGCTACAGTATTTATGTCGAGTTGAGGTGCTTGTATGATGGCACCAGCAATTTGAGTTTCCAGAACTTGTTCATAAGTCCCAGCATAACGGCTCACATCAGTAGATGTGCCACCCATGTCAAACCCAATAAGAGGTTTCTCAGTTTCAAGCCCAAAAAGTGTCTGAGAGTAACCAACAACCCCACCAGCTGGACCTGACAAAACAGCTTTGTGACCTGAAAATCGACTTTCTGGTGCAAGTCCTCCATCAGATTGCATAAACAAAACATTAACCTTACCCAGCCCTTCATCGAACTGAGACATGAACCCTGATAAGTACTCTTTGATTACTGGCGTCAAATATGCATCAACACTAGCTGTTAGACCCCGAGGAACAGCTCGAACCATAGGTGTCAAAGCTGAAGATAAGGAAACATGTTTAAAGCCCATACTAGCTGCTAACCTTTCAACAGCTATTTCATGTTGTGGGTAAGTATATGAGTGCATTAACACAACTGCCAAACAGCTAATTCCCTTCTCCAACAAACCTTTGAGTAATGGCCTTAATGTTttaacatcaagaggctttacAACTTTAACCATCTCACCAGAAACCCCTTTAACTAATGATGCAGAAGCAGAATCTTCATTATCATGAATGAGCTCAACTCTCTCGTCAACCTCAATAACCTCCTCATAAAGGTTTGAAGGTTTAGATACAGTGAGGTCAAAAATATTTGGACGAGCCTGGTTACCAATCTGCAGCAAGTTCCGGAAACCCCGAGTCACACAAAGAGCAATGCTTTCCCCTTTCCTCTCCAAAAGTGCATTTGTAGCAACAGTTGTACCCATCCTTATCCACTCTATCTTATCAGTTGGTAACTTTGAACGACGGGAAATTTTCTCCCCGGTAAATTCTTCAAGAATTCTCCGAATTCCTTCCACTGGAGCATCATCATAGTTT
This portion of the Rosa chinensis cultivar Old Blush chromosome 1, RchiOBHm-V2, whole genome shotgun sequence genome encodes:
- the LOC112192696 gene encoding 5-oxoprolinase, with product MGSANANKLRFCIDRGGTFTDVYAQIPGQPDGRVLKLLSVDPSNYDDAPVEGIRRILEEFTGEKISRRSKLPTDKIEWIRMGTTVATNALLERKGESIALCVTRGFRNLLQIGNQARPNIFDLTVSKPSNLYEEVIEVDERVELIHDNEDSASASLVKGVSGEMVKVVKPLDVKTLRPLLKGLLEKGISCLAVVLMHSYTYPQHEIAVERLAASMGFKHVSLSSALTPMVRAVPRGLTASVDAYLTPVIKEYLSGFMSQFDEGLGKVNVLFMQSDGGLAPESRFSGHKAVLSGPAGGVVGYSQTLFGLETEKPLIGFDMGGTSTDVSRYAGTYEQVLETQIAGAIIQAPQLDINTVAAGGGSKLKFQFGAFRVGPESVGAHPGPVCYRKGGELAVTDANLVLGYVIPDYFPSIFGPNEDQPLDIEETRKEFENLAEQINSYRKSQDSSAKDMTVEDIALGFVNVANETMCRPIRQLTEMKGHETKNHALACFGGAGPQHACAIARSLGMKEVFIHRFCGILSAYGMGLADVVEEAQEPYSAVYSLDSVQEASLREAVLLNQVKQKLQEQGFRDENMKTETYLNLRYEGTDTSIMVKKRKDGECKYDLDFVELFQQEYGFKLLNRNILVSDVRVRGVGVTNILKPRALESASCSPKVEGNYKVYFENGWQETPLYKLENLGYGHVIQGPAIIMNGNSTVIVEPKCKAMITKYGNIKIEIESASSTLKVAEKVANVVQLSIFNHRFMGIAEQMGRTLQRTSISTNIKERLDFSCALFGPDGGLVANAPHVPVHLGAMSSTVRWQLNYWGENLNEGDVLVTNHPCAGGSHLPDITVITPVFDNGKLVFFVASRGHHAEIGGITPGSMPPFSKSIWEEGAAIKAFKLVEKGIFQEEGITKLLCFPSSDDLAQKIPGTRRLQDNLSDLRAQVAANQRGITLIKELIEQYGLEMVQAYMTYVQLNAEEAVREMLKSVAARVLSQSTRSGEKSSVTIEEEDYMDDGSIIHLKLTIDSVKGEANFDFSGTSPEVYGNWNAPEAVTAAAVIYCLRCLVDVDIPLNQGCLAPVKIYIPPGSFLSPSDKAAVVGGNVLTSQRITDVVLTAFQACACSQGCMNNLTFGDDTFGYYETIGGGSGAGPSWDGTSGVQCHMTNTRMTDPEIFEQRYPVLLHQFSLRANSGGVGYHRGGNGLVREIEFKSPVVVSILSERRVHAPRGLKGGEDGSRGANYLITKDKRRVYLGGKNTVEVQSGEILQILTPGGGGWGSPL